Genomic DNA from Pseudomonas helmanticensis:
CATCACGTTCAGCCGCGAACCACTCGGGTTGTAGTTGCCGCCGGCGCGTTTGTGGGCGAAGTCGAGCAGGCGTTTCTTGAAAAAAATCGCCAGCGCCGTGGCGAACAGGACAAAACCCAATGCCTGTTTGATGATGGCGTTCATCGCGTCCGGCGCGGTGTGCAGAGAGCTGAGGAACCACAAGGTCAGCGCCACCGCCGGCACGCTGCCGAGGGTCAGCCAGCCGGTGATGGCCCAATCGATGTTCTTGTTCTTGCGGTGAACGAGGACGCCACTGGATTTGGTAATGGCGGCGTACAACAGGTCAGTGCCGACCGCCGTTGCCGGGTTGATGCCGAACCACAACAGGATCGGCGTCATCAACGAACCACCGCCGACACCGGTCATGCCGACAATAAAACCCACCACCAGCCCGGCAATCACCAGGCCGAAATTTGCCAATTCCATTAAACCGTCCAGAAAAACGACAGGAAAAATCTGGCCCGCAGCATAGCGATTTTTCTTATAACCACATATATCGATGCGGTCTATCGTTATACCCGAATACCCATCCCACCCCTGTAGGAGCTGCCGCAGGCTGCGATCTTTTGATCCGGATTTTAAAAAACAAGATCAAAAGATCGCAGCCTGCGGCAGCTCCTACAGGGGGAGGTGGGTCAATGCAGTCTGCGGCCCGGTTTGAAGCTGTGGGTTTTGTTGAGCCACACCGTGGCCAGCGCGATGAGTGAGAGAATCAGCAGCGCCCACGGAAACGACATCGCTCCCGCCCGATCCAGCAATACGCCACCAAACAATCCGCCACCGGCAATCGCAACGTTCCAGGAAGTGGTGAGCATCGCCTGCACCACGTCGACGTGATCACCTGCCGAGTCTGCTGCCGAGGTCAGCAACAGGGTTGCCGAGCCGCCAAACGACAAGCCCCACACGGCCATGCAGGCGTAGATGATCCCTGCCGACGGGACGGCGAGCGCCAATACCAGTGCCGTCAGCGCAAACACCGCGAGGCTGATCAGCGTCAGCCAGCGCAACCAGCGATCCACCAGCATGCCAATGATCCAGATCCCCACCAGCGAACACAGGCCGAACACCAGCAGCACCAGGTCAACGCGCTCGGCCAGTCCGGCCTGCATCAGAAATGGCGCGATGTAGGTGTAGAGAATGTTGTGCCCAAGCATCCACGTCAGCACCACGAACAGCACCGGCCGCACGCCCGGCAGGCGCAAGGATTCGAGCAAGGGCAGGCGTTCGTCGCTGGCCTGCCCCGGACGATCCGGCACGGCGATGACGATCCACGCGGCCAGCACCAGTGCCAGCGCCGACATGATCCCGAACGACGCACGCCAGCCGATCAGATTACCCAGCCAGGTTCCCGCCGGCGTCCCCAGCGACAACGCCACCGGCGTGCCGAGCATGGCAATCGCCAGCGCTCGCCCCTGTTGATGCACCGGCACGATCCCGCGCGCATAGCCGGCCATGATCCCCCACGACAGCCCCGCCGCCATCCCGGCAAGAAAGCGCGAGGCCAGCGTCAAGCCGTAGTGGCTGGAGAACGTGGTGATGGTGTTGAAAACCAGAAAACCACCGACCGTCATCAACAGCACCCGTCGCCGTGGCCAGCCGCGCGTGGCCACGGTCAGCGGAATCGCCGCGACAATCGAACCCAGCGCATACAGGGTGACCAGTTGCCCGGCAAGCACTTCGCTGACGTTGAGCCCGGCGCCGATTTGCGGCAGCAGCCCGGCTGGCAGGGTTTCGGTGAGGATGGCGATGAACCCGGTCATGGCGAACGCCAGCAACGCGGCGTAAGGCAGTTTGTCCGCACGAACAGTGCGATCAACGCGAGTGAAATCAGCGCTTGCGGGGTCGGTCATGACGGGTGCGGCTCCTTTTGGATCTAGTTTCACAAAGAATTGTATACAAAATTACCAACCACAACTCTAACCTGTAGGAGCTGCCGCAGGCTGCGATCTTTTGACGTTGATCGTAAAAAAGATCAAAAGATCGCAGCCTTCGGCAGCTCCTACACGGGCAGGTATTTACAGCCATCGTGGCGGTTACTGGACGGGCAGGAAATTCAGGAATAGCAGGCTCTGCGCGTAATTCAGGCCGATGCGCCGGTAGCGCTCATCGAGCATTTGCGTCAGCAGATCCAGGCGCGCGACGATTTTGCCGAATTCGGTGGCAAAACTGAGGTTGCTGCCCTCCTCCGAAATCTCATTGGAAAACAGCAGCGGCTGACCTTCCTTGTTCTGCCGCTGCGACAGAATCCACGTGGCTTTTTCGATGTTGCGCGCCGCGTTATGGACGAAGGTCGGGTTGATCGCATCGGTCATGTAGAACTCGACGCGATTGCCGTGGGCAGTGACCAGCATGCTGCCGATCGCATAGATGAACGCGCCGACGCGGTCACCGAGAAACTCCGGGCTCATTGCGTAACTGAGCGCCGCGAGATCTTTGCGCCCGCCCAGCACCGGCAACGGCTGTTGCTGCTCGATGGCCAGCCGCACCTGTTTCACGGCGGCATGAATATTGAGGAAACCCGACTTGCGCAGCTCATCCGGATTGCGCAGGTAGAGCTTGCCCATCAACCGATAAAGGCTGCTGAGGTTGTCGCGCATCGCCAGGGTGGCCATGCGATCGACGCTGGTCTGCAGGAATTCCTGCGGCTGACCTTCACGAATCTGGTTGAAGAAACCGTTGCCGTCCTGATGGCTGCAACCGCTGAACAACAGCGACGACAAGCAGGCGAGCAACAGGCACGGGCGACGGAAAAAATCGGCGATCAGGGCAAAAGCTCTCGGCATGAATTCTCGAACAGGCACATTCCTGTGCGGCGGGAGTCACCGCATCCTGGCCATGGATAGAGCCGCCGATCGTGAAAAAGTGCAGTGGTGCGCGTCACCAGCCGACCTCCGGCGCTTTCTCTGAAAGCAATTAGTCCGTCTTTATTGTTGAAATAAACGATTAATCAACTATAAATCTTCACTGAAAACGCAAATAGCATGACTAGTTGCCCTGTAGGAGCTGCCGAAGGCTGCGATCTTTTGACTTTGATTTTTAAAGCCAGATCAAAAGATCGCAGCCTTCGGCAGCTCCTACACAGGGGTCAGCGGTAATTTGAAAACAACAACAAAAAGGAAGGTCAACCATGCTTCAATCCCGTCACCTGCTCTCCGGCCTCGGACTGTCCCTGATGATCGCCACCCTCTCCGCCAACGCCGCCGGCCTGACCGCCGAACACAAAGCCTTCGGCAAAACCAATGACGGCACGCCCGTCGAGCAATACATCCTGCGCAACAGCCACGGTATGCAGGCCACCGTCATTACCTACGGCGCAACCCTGCAATCGCTGAAAGTGGCCGACAAGCACGGCAAGTTCGATGACGTCGTCCTCGGTTTCGACGATGTCCAGGGCTATCAGAAAGGTACCGCGTATTTCGGCGCGACCATTGGCCGTTTCGGCAATCGCCTCGCCGACGGCGCGTTCGAACTCGACGGCAAGCGCTATCAAGTGCCACAGAATGACAAATCCAACGCCTTGCATGGCGGCACCCTGGGCTTCGACAAGAAGGTCTGGAAAGCCGAAGAAACCAAGGACAAGGATTCGGTCGGCGTGACCCTGACTTATCTGTCGGCGGACAGTGAAATGGGCTTCCCCGGCAATCTCACCACCGAAGTCACCTATCGCCTCACCGACAACAACGAGTTGCGCATCGATTACAAGGCCAGCACCGACAAACCGACGGTGCTCAACCTGACCAACCACAGCTACTTCAACCTCGCCGGCGCCGGCAATGGCGATATCCTCAAACAGGTCGCCACCCTGCACGCCAGCCATTACACCCCCGTCACCGCCAAGTTGATCCCGACCGGCGAACTGGCGCCAGTGGCCGGCACGCCAATGGATTTCAGCAAACCGACGGCGATTGGTACGCACATCAAGGCTGATCATCCACAACTGAAATTTGCCGAGCCGAAACAGGGTGGCTTCGACTTCAACTGGGCGCTGGACACCAAGGGTGATCTCAGCAAAGTGGCTACTGAGGTCAGTGATCCGCAGTCGGGACGCCATCTGCAGTTGTTCACCACAGAACCGGGCGTGCAGTTCTATACCAGCAACTTCCTCGACGGCACGGTCAAGGGCAAGGGCGGCAAGGTCTATCCGCACTGGGGCGCGTTTACCCTGGAGACCCAGCACTATCCGGACTCGCCGAATCAGCCGAACTTCCCGAGTACGCGCCTGGATCCGGGGCAGACTTACAGCCACAGCGTGGTGTTGAAGTTTTCTGCCAAGTAAAACAGCGCAGATCAAAAGATCGCAGCGTGCCGCAGCTCCTACAGGCGAACGAACAACTGTAGGAGCTGCGGCACGCTGCGATCTTTTTTGCTTTTTGAACCCCTGAGCTATCCTGCTGCCCACTAAAAGGTATCGACACATTCAGCAAGGAGGTTTGCATGCGTACCCTCGAATTGGCCGGCGTGCAGGTGCCGGTGATTGGCCAGGGCACCTGGCGCATGGGCGAAGATCGCTCGGCGCACAAGCGTGAAGTCGCGGCGCTGCGTACCGGTATCGAACTGGGCATGAGCCTGATCGACAGCGCCGAAATGTATGCCGAGGGCGGTGCCGAGAGCGTGGTTGGCGAAGCCATCGCCGGTATTCGCGACCAGGTGTTTCTGGTCAGCAAGGTCTACCCGCACAACGCCAGCCGCAAAGGCATCCCGCAAGCCTGCGAGCGCAGCCTGCGCCGGCTCGACACCGATTACATCGACCTCTATCTGCTGCACTGGCGCGGCCAGTATCCCTTGGAAGAAACCGTCGAAGCCTTCGAACGCCTGCGCGAGGAGGGCAAAATCGGCCGCTGGGGCGTGTCGAATTTCGATGTCGATGACCTCGAAGAACTGTCCAGTTCGGCCTGCGCGACCAATCAGGTGCTGTACAACCTCGAAGAGCGCGGCATCGAATTCGATCTGCTGCCGTGGTGCCAACGGCAACAGATGCCACTGATGGCTTACTGTCCGATCGGCCAGGGCGGCGCGATGCTGGCTGAACCTGTGCTGAATCAAATTGCCGCTCGTCACGGTGTGACCCCCGCGCAGGTTTCGCTGGCGTGGATTCTGCGTCAGGATGGTGTGATTGCGATTCCCAAGGCTGTGCGACCCGAACACGTGCAACTCAATGCACAAGCGGCGCAGCTGCAACTGGAAGCCGGGGATCTGGCGGCGCTGGACCAGGCGTTTCAAGCGCCACAACGCAAGCAGCGGCTGGCCATGGTCTGAGCCGCTGCCGACTGGCGGGCTTTGCGATGAGAAGCACTGATCAGTACGACCCGTTCAACCTGCAACGTTTTGTCCAGGCCCAGGACCCGGTGTTCGAACGCGTGCAACGCGAGCTCGACGAAGGGCGCAAGCGCAGCCACTGGATGTGGTTTGTCTTTCCGCAACTCGCCGGGCTTGGCGGCAGTGAAATGTCCCGGCGCTTCGCCATCGGTTCCGCCGAGGAAGCCCGGGCCTATCTCGCCCATGAACTGCTCGGTGCGCGGCTGCGGACTTGCACGCAGTTAGTGCTGAAGGTGCGACAGCGCTCGATTGCGGAGATTTTCGGCCATCCCGATGACCTGAAATTTCATTCCTCGATGACCCTGTTCGCCCAGTTTGACGCTGAAGACAGCGTGTTCAGTCAGGCACTCGAGCGCTACTTTCACGGCATCCTCGATGAGTGGACGTTGCAGTTGCTCGACTCAAAACAGGCCCAGTTGCCCACCGATCAGGGTTGAGAAGTCGTCGTCGACAAACGGCAGAATCGCGTCCGCCACCGGTTGCAACTGCCGACTGATGTAGTGGTCGTAGTCGATGCCGGCGCGGCGCACTTCCAGCGGCTCCGGACCGGCCAGGGTGATGACGTAACTGATCCAGCCACCGTTCTGGTATTGCCGCGGACGGCCCTGCTGCGCGTTGTAATCGTCGGCCAGGCGCGCCGCACGCACGTGCGGCGGCACATTGCGCTCGTAATCGTCGAGGGTGCGGCGCAGTCGTTTGCGGTAGACCAGTCGATCGTCGAACTCGCCGGCGAGGGTTTTGCGCACGTAGTCGCGCACATACTCCTGATATGGCTTGCGCTGGAAGATCCGCTCGTAAAGTTCCTGCTGAAATTGCCGGGCCAGCGGCGACCAGTCGGTGCGCACGGTTTCGAGGCCTTTGTAGACCATTTCATCGCTACCGTCGGCGCGGGTGACAAGGCCGGCGTAGCGCTTCTTGCTGCCCTCCTCCGCACCGCGAATGGTCGGCATCAGGAAGCGTTTGTAGTGAATTTCAAACTGCAGTTCGAGGGCGCTCTCCAGGCCGTATTCCTCGCGCACATGCGCGCGCCACCAATCGTTGACGTGCTGGACCAGCGCATGGCCGATCTGCGCCGCCTCTTCCTGCCCGTGCGCGCGGCGCAGCCAGACGAAAGTCGAGTCGGTATCGCCATAGATCACCGCGTGGCCCTGCTCTTCGATCAGTTTGCGCGTGCGCAGCATGATTTCGTGGCCGCGCAGGGTGATCGATGAGGCCAGCCGCGTATCGAAGAAGCGGCAGCCACTGGAACCGAGTACGCCGTAGAAAGCGTTCATGATGATCTTCAGCGCTTGCGACAGCGGCGCGTTGTGTTCGCGCTTGGCGGTCTCGCGGCCCTCGGCAACCCGCGAAACGATCGACGGCAGGCAATGGCGAGTGCGCGAGAACCTTGCGCCACGAAAGCCCGGCACCGAGTCGGCGTCATCGGGATGCTGCAAGCCTTCGATCAGCCCGACCGGGTCGATCAAAAAGGTGCGGATGATCGACGGATACAGGCTCTTGTAGTCGAGCACCAGTACCGACTCGTACAGCCCCGGTTGCGAGTCCATGACAAAACCGCCAGGGCTGGCCTGCGGCGGATTGGTCCCGAGGTTCGGTGCAACGAAGCCCTGACGATGCATCAAGGGCATGTACAAATGGGTGAACGCCGCGACTGAACCCCCGCTGCGATCGGACGGCAATCCGGTGACACTGGCGCGTTCCAGCAAAAACGTCAGCAGTTCGGTCTTGGCGAAAATCCGCGTGACCAGTTCGCAGTCCTTGAGGTTGTACTTGGCCAGCGCCGGTTTGTCCTCGGCGAACATGCGGTTGATTTCGTCCATGCGCTGGTACGGGTTGTCGATCGACTTGCCTTCGCCAAGCAAGGTCTGCGCGACGTTTTCCAGACTGAACGAGGGAAAACTCCAGGTTGCCGAACGCAACGACTCGATGCCGTCGATGATCAGCCGCCCCGCCGCCGAGGCGAAATAGTGATTGCGGCTACCGTGTTCGCGCCATTGCATTTCTTCACCGCCACGGCCGATTTTCAGCGGTACGCCGAGGCGCCGGGCGTGTTCGTGGAGGATGCGCAGGTCGAACTGCACGACGTTCCAGCCGATGATCGCGTCGGGATCATGCTGCGCGAACCAGTCGTTGAGTTTCTTCAGGATGACGGTGCGCGAGTCGCAGTACTCGAGGTCGAAATCGACAATGCTGGCGTCGCCGTTCGGCGCGCCGAGCATGTACACCTGACGCTCGCCGCAACCTTCGAGGGCGATGGAATACAACTCGCCGGTTTCGGTGGTTTCGATGTCGAGCGAGACCAGGCGCAGTTTCGGTCGGTAATCGGGTGCAGGTTTGAGGTGAGCGTTGCGCAGGACGCCGTCGGCATCGGCGGTGCCGCTGAAGTACACCGGCGCGGTGATGAAACGCTCCATCAGGTAGCGTTCCGGCGGGCGCACGTCGGCTTCATAGACGTCGACGCCAACGCGGTTGAGCGCGGTTTCCAGGCGCATCAACTGGCCGTGCTGCTGGCAATACAAGCCGAGTACCGGACGATGTTCGAAATCCTGCAGGGCCAGCGGGCGCAGTTCGACGTTTTTTTCATCGTGCAGCAGACGTTCGGCCACGGCGCGCTGTTCGGCAGGGATAAACGCCACCGACGGTTGATGCGGCAAGCGCACACGGCGCGGCCCGGCGTCGGTCGCCAGCCAGAACTCGACTTCGGTGCCGGCCGGCGTATCGCGCCAATGCCGGGTCAGGACGAAGCCCTGCGGTAAATCCACCACTGCAACCTCGGGTATTGAAACAGAACGGCATTCTACGCTGCCCTTCCAGCGCCCGCGTTTTCAGTTTGGAATACTTTGTAGTAGCGATTTATCTGTGGTGAGTGGATTTATCTGTGATGAGGGGATTTATCTGTAATGAGAGGGTTTATCTGGGATGAGGGGGTTTATCTGGGATGAGGGGATTTATCTGTGGCGAGGGGATTCATCTTTCATCGGGTGATGGGCATTTTGTTTGGAAATGACGTTTTTTGCGTGTTATCTGCCGCTTTGCCACCTTGCCCTGCGCGCTTGCGTCTACGATGCTTGGATAACAACGACAACACCTGAGTAACCGCCATGAAGACCGTCGCCCAACTGCTCAAGCTCAAAGATCAGAAAAATCAGGAAGTGCACCAGATCAAGCCTGATCACATGGTGCTCGAAGCGCTGATGAAGATGGCCGAGAAAAACGTCGGTGCCTTGCTGGTGGTCGAAGACGATAAAGTGGTCGGCATCATCAGCGAGCGCGACTACGCACGCAAACTGGTGCTGCATGGTCGCTCATCCGTGGGCACTCCGGTGCGCGACATCATGGTGGCGAACGTGATCACCGTCGACACCCATCAAACCGTCGACACCTGCCTGGGCATCATGTCCGACAAACGCCTGCGGCACTTGCCGGTAGTAGAGGACGGCAAGCTGATCGGCCTGCTGTCGATCGGCGACCTGGTCAAGGAAGCGATTGCCGAGCAGGCCGAGCTGATCAAACAGCTGGAGCAGTACATCCGCGGGGAATAACCCTTCTTTACCGAGATCGTTCCCACGCTCTGCGTGGGAATGCCTCTTGTGACGCTCTGCGTCGTTCAGGACGGCCAATGCCGGGCGAACACCGGCGCCAGCACCGGATGCCGGTCAATCCTCTGCAACCACGCATAAAACCCCGGCCGTGTCTGACGCAAATGCTCGCGGCTACCCGCCCAGCGCGTCACCACTGCCGCCAACACATCCAGCGCCCCCGGTGTTTCGTCATCCAGGTACAACTCGGCGGAAAACTGGTCGGCAAACACCTCCCAACTCCAGTGCAAACGCTCCCGCGCGCCGGCCATCAGGTTCTGCCGCGAGGCTTCGTCAGGCATCAGCAGCCAGCGCTCGGGGTAATCGACAACACCGATAGCGGCGTAGCAATTGCTGACGATGTAGACCATGCCGCGAATCGCCTGATCGCGATCGGCAGCATCGGACGGCAGCAAACCGGATGCCGGAAACGCCAGGCCCAGATGAATCAGAATCGCCGCGCTCTCGGTAATCGCACTGCCGTCGGGCAATTGCAGGGTCGGGATCTGTTTCAGCGGGTTGAGTGTGGCCAAGTCTTCAGCGGCTTCCGCGCTGGCCTCGATATCGATGAAGCGGTAAGCGATCTGGCACAACTCCAGCGCCGCTTCGATGGCGGCCGCGCCTGAATTGCGATGTCCGTAGAGCTGATACATATCTCCCCCTCCTGTTGGTGACTCATCCCCTGTGACGAGGGAGCTTGCTCGCGCTTGGCTGCACAGCCGTCATAAAATCAGACACGGCGGTGTATCAGTTGTAGTGCATTTGCACGGATCAGGTCTGCTTCGCAGCCCAGCGGGAGCTAGCTCCCTCGCCACAAGAGCAAGTTTGTCAGCAGTTGTATCGGTTTTGGCACGATTTTCCCATGCACTCGCGACTTGCGAATTCAATCTTCGCAAAACAGCGCTCAGGGTGCCTATCCCGCACCAAGAGCAATCATCGAACGCTATCCGCGTTCTTGTAAGGTGCGATGCCGAACCAAAAGTTCGTGTGTCCGAGCTGGCAACAAGGAGTTCACCGCGTGAATCTTCAATCGTTCTGCCGCATCACTGCCTTTGCATCCCTTTACGCCAATAGCCGAGTTCACCTGAACAGCACCGGCCACCAGCGCGCTTACTGTATTACCTGAATCCAACGAACAACCACTGTGCTTGGCGATGAGTTATTCGCCGAACGCACAGTGTTATTTATTTTTTAAATACAATGCTGAATTACATTGCGCGAGCCATGTATTAACCAGCACTCAGCCGGATTGTCAGACAATAACTTCGGCTGATTTATATTTGCACCAAAAACGCACCGACGACTGTAACTAAGCAAACATCCAACTATTGATTTCATTCAAACAAGAACAAGGAACAGTGCCTGTGGCCCGCTAAAACATTGACCCGCACCAAATCAGTCCGCCATGCACCAGCAAGTGCCCGCACTGACAAGAGAGCAGCCGCTCTATCTCGCTGATCAGCCTGATATTGCGCCCGGCCTGACTCGCCCATGAAAAAGCCCCTGAGCAAGGGGCAACGGGATTGTATGCGCCGAAGATAAACAGCCCAGCCAACAAAACTTATATAAATGCGACATGGGTAACATCAATGAAATAATCCACCTGCATTCCAGCAACATTTGGCACAGCGGTTGCTAAATACAAACCGAACACCCCCTGTAGGAGCTGCCGCAGGCTGCGATCTGTTGATCTTGATATTGATCTTTAAAAACAGATCAAAAGATCGCAGCCTGCGGCAGCTCCTACATATAGAACAACACCAGGGAATGGGTAATGAAAAGACGAAGTCGATGGCGCTAAGCCAGTAAGTTTGCACGAGCCTTGTTAACCGGATAGTTCAACTATCGGCTTCTGCACACCTTGAAGAAAGTTGCACCCACCCACTCGAACATCCCCCACATGTTCGGACGGCACCTTATTGCCCTTCATCAACCCGAGGGAGCTTTAATGAACGATGCGGTAAAGCACAGAACCCTGCCGGGGCCGTTGCGGGAAGCGCCAATCCCGCCGCCCCCGGGCAGGCCGGCGTTTACAGCCAATACCTCGCAACCCGGTGGTTTGAATAAACATCAGATGGTGTTGTTGGTGGCTGTGTCGGCGCTGATACATGGCGGCGCCTGGTGGTTTCTCCAGCAATCGCGAACCGAGCCACTGCCGACGCCGCCGCAGATTCCGGAAATGACCGTCGAGCTGACCAGCCCGACGCCACCGGCACCGCCCACGCCCGAGCCACCACCACCGCCACCTCCCCCGCCGGAACCGGAACAACCGGTGGAGGACGAGGACGCGGTCAAGCCACCACCCAAACCGGTGGAGAAACCCAAGCCGATCGAAAAACCGAAACCGGTCGAGAAGCCGAAGCCGGTGAAAAAGGCCGAGCCGCCGAAAGCCCCGCCCGCCCCGACCCAAGCGGCCGCTCCCGCTGCGCCGGCCACCCCGAGCGCACCGCCGGCACCTGCCGCCGCGCCCGGTCCGGTCAAGGAATCGGCAGCCGTTTCCGGTCTCGCCAGCCTCGGCAACCCGCCGCCGGAATACCCGTCGCTGGCGCTGCGGCGCAACTGGGAAGGCAGCGTGGTGCTGCGCATTCAGGTGCTGGCCAACGGTCGCGCCGGCTCGGTGACGGTGAGCAAATCCAGCGGCAAACCGCAACTGGATGACGCCGCTGTCGCCGCCGTGAAGAACTGGAAATTCATCCCGGCCAAACGCGGTGACACGCCGATTGACGGCTTCGCCACGCAGACCATCGATTTCAAATTGCCGCAATAACCGAACGCTCAATCAACGCACAACCGAATAACGCAAGCGAGGTATCACCATGAACGATTTGTCTTCGATGATTGTCCCCGGCGTGCTCTGGGGTCTGGTGCTGTTTTCCGTGGTCAGCTGGGCGATTCTGCTGGTCAAGTCGGCGCAGTACTTGCGGCAGAAAACCCAGAACAAACAATTCACTAAAGCCTTCTGGGGTGCGCCGGATCTGCTCACCGCCGCCGAACACGCCAGCCAGTATCCGGGCGCACTGGCGCGCATCGCCAGCAGCGGTTTCGAGGCGCTATTGGTAGAAGACTCGCCGCGCACCACGCAACAACTGGCGCACACCATCAACCGTTCGGATCGCCTGGAACGCAACCTCCGTCAGCAGATCCAGAAAGAACGCCGCTCGCTGGAAAACGGCCAGGCGATCCTCGCCAGTATCGGCAGCACCGCGCCGTTCATTGGTTTGTTCGGCACCGTGTGGGGAATCATGGAAGCGCTGAAAAGCATCGGCGAAACCGGTTCGGCCAGCCTTGAAGCGGTCGCCGGCCCGATCGGTCACGCGCTGATCGCCACGGGTGTGGGTATCGCCGTCGCGGTGCCGGCGGTGCTGATTTACAACTTCTTCCTGCGTCGCCTGAAACTCGCCTCGGCGGACATGGACGACTTCGCCCATGACTTCGACGCCCTTGCCTCGCGCAGCGCGTTTTCTATCAGTCGTCAGGCCATCGCCAGCAAAACCACAGCCGCCGTGCGGGAGGCCAGCTGATGTCGTTCTCTACTCAAGACAGCGATGAAGTGCTCAGCGAAATGAACGTCACGCCGCTGGTCGATGTGATGCTCGTGCTGCTGGTGGTGTTCATCGTCACCGCGCCGCTGATGACCAACGCGATTAAGGTCAACCTGCCGAAAACCGACGCCGTCGCCCCCGCCGAGAAAAAGGATCCGGTGGTGGTCAGCGTCGATCAGGACGGCAAGTTTTATCTGGCCAAGAC
This window encodes:
- a CDS encoding MotA/TolQ/ExbB proton channel family protein; protein product: MIVPGVLWGLVLFSVVSWAILLVKSAQYLRQKTQNKQFTKAFWGAPDLLTAAEHASQYPGALARIASSGFEALLVEDSPRTTQQLAHTINRSDRLERNLRQQIQKERRSLENGQAILASIGSTAPFIGLFGTVWGIMEALKSIGETGSASLEAVAGPIGHALIATGVGIAVAVPAVLIYNFFLRRLKLASADMDDFAHDFDALASRSAFSISRQAIASKTTAAVREAS
- a CDS encoding ExbD/TolR family protein, with the translated sequence MSFSTQDSDEVLSEMNVTPLVDVMLVLLVVFIVTAPLMTNAIKVNLPKTDAVAPAEKKDPVVVSVDQDGKFYLAKTELAPESLEASLKEVKAKDSEVRVQLQADSAVNYGQVAKAMASIERSGITKISVMTTH